Proteins from a genomic interval of Quercus robur chromosome 9, dhQueRobu3.1, whole genome shotgun sequence:
- the LOC126700095 gene encoding uncharacterized protein LOC126700095 isoform X1, which yields MDFHSLARKELQALCKKNKIPANMTNVAMANALQALQNVEGLEEFLNPSDSNLSQSPEKNVNGSPDIPRTAARASTRRKPTKQVTESTQPLTRTRRGTRGSAAQGTDQENKDVNVLITPAPAVPGSRRRVPAASSRRKIETQLREAEEDEKSEAQERSDVVETPVVPSTRRKAAATSALRKLETENSVQRVYSTRHSVRLLEKNLGKMSLVENGKSEPVKIDDLSEEMANSSEISELSVQFEKEMSEANTQTVSEVGPEETNDSEVLSDPKPVESMEMERELKVDNKDMNKSDDESREDNLKSEIADNSGVVKVSETIDEAGDEGSDESEIISSEKLEMAIDLDHETVDEKVTEQDTRSEDSLAVKESNDASAEDMDHVSESLSPQHECQNLASKDSELNVTEGDDHSNCDSESESTTEGESDSESESATEGESDEEIASDENSSECEENYSDDDAEKDLEAPVLPIGFEKLENNHSGSESIVAEQSDIQVSVENQASIMEIYNTEALVDVKVTEAETEEERDLEAPVHSGSESTVAEQSDIQVSVENQASTMEIYNTEALVDVYVTEAEEVAMKTNDQSSVETPISMNNMSPDLLISDCEVTLSTVATNSISEDKTSCHAEDPMAKAEEMHETLVDVCVMPAHESNMSTDLISDSKVTYDIPFQPFAADQLSGQFPRPTQLTPRKSSAIKESTIQTVTDVSDDDEEKIDTGNVEVELDKEKAKPDELAGKSLRQLAKMLKEMPAHETNMSTDLISDSKVTYDIPFQPFAADQLSGQFPRPTQLTPRKSSAIKESTIQKVTDVSDDDEEKIDTGNVEVELDKEKAKPDELAGKSLRQLAKMLKEMHIKSNKKHNTDKSTTKEYVGKKRIALQALPENCSMAVDEGLKENCNN from the exons atggaTTTCCACAGCCTTGCAAGGAAGGAGCTTCAGGCTCTCTGCAAGAAGAACAAGATCCCAGCCAACATGACCAATGTTGCCATGGCCAATGCACTCCAAGCTCTTCAAAAT GTTGAAGGACTTGAAGAATTCTTGAATCCATCTGATTCAAATCTCTCTCAATCTCCGGAGAAAAATGTGAACGGATCGCCTGATATTCCTCGTACAGCCGCCAGGGCCTCAACTCGCagaaaacccacaaaacaaGTAACCGAAAGCACACAACCATTGACGCGAACTCGTCGTGGTACGAGAGGAAGTGCCGCTCAAGGTACTgatcaagaaaacaaagatgTGAATGTACTTATAACCCCGGCACCGGCAGTGCCAGGCAGCCGCAGAAGAGTGCCAGCAGCTTCATCTCGCAGAAAAATTGAGACCCAGTTGAGAGAAGCTGAAGAGGATGAGAAGAGTGAGGCTCAAGAGAGGAGTGATGTGGTTGAGACTCCTGTGGTGCCAAGCACCCGGCGAAAAGCTGCAGCCACTTCGGCTCTCAGGAAGTTGGAGACGGAGAATTCAGTGCAGCGAGTGTATAGTACAAGGCATTCGGTGAGATTGTTGGAGAAGAACCTGGGTAAGATGAGTTTAGTGGAGAATGGAAAGTCAGAACCTGTAAAGATTGATGACTTGTCTGAAGAGATGGCTAATAGTTCAGAAATTTCAGAGCTTTCTGTTCaatttgaaaaggaaatgtCTG AAGCTAATACACAAACAGTATCAGAAGTGGGTCCAGAGGAAACCAATGATTCTGAAGTTCTATCGGATCCAAAACCAGTTGAGTCAATGGAGATGGAGAGGGAATTGAAAGTTGATAATAAAGATATGAACAAGAGTGATGATGAGTCTAGAGAAGATAATTTGAAGTCTGAGATAGCTGATAATTCAGGTGTTGTTAAAGTTTCAGAGACTATTGATGAAGCCGGTGATGAGGGTTCGGATGAGTCGGAAATTATTTCAAGTGAAAAGTTGGAGATGGCAATAGATCTGGATCATGAAACTGTAGATGAGAAGG TTACTGAGCAAGACACAAGATCTGAGGATTCTTTGGCTGTTAAAGAATCCAATGATGCTTCTGCTGAGGATATGGACCATGTTTCTGAATCTCTGTCCCCACAACATGAATGTCAAAACCTGGCAAGCAAAGACTCAGAACTGAATGTGACAGAGGGTGATGACCACAGCAATTGTGATTCTGAATCTGAATCTACCACTGAAGGGGAGTCAGATTCTGAATCGGAATCTGCCACTGAAGGGGAGTCTGATGAAGAGATTGCATCAGATGAAAACTCATCTGAGTGTGAAGAAAACTACAGTGATGATGATGCAGAAAAGGATTTAGAGGCTCCAGTTCTTCCTATTGGTTTTGAGAAGTTGGAGAACAACCATTCTGGTTCTGAAAGCATTGTAGCTGAACAATCGGACATACAGGTTTCTGTTGAGAATCAGGCATCTATTATGGAAATTTATAATACTGAAGCATTGGTTGATGTGAAAGTGACTGAAGCagaaacagaagaagaaagggattTAGAGGCTCCAGTTCATTCTGGTTCTGAAAGCACTGTAGCTGAACAATCGGACATACAGGTTTCTGTTGAAAATCAGGCATCTACTATGGAAATTTATAATACTGAAGCATTGGTTGATGTGTATGTGACTGAAGCAGAAGAAGTTGCCATGAAAACCAATGACCAATCATCAGTTGAAACTCCAATATCTATGAACAATATGAGTCCAGATCTCCTAATTTCTGACTGTGAAGTCACATTATCAACTGTGGCAACAAATTCAATATCTGAGGACAAGACTTCTTGTCATGCTGAGGATCCAATGGCCAAGGCAGAAGAGATGCATGAAACTTTGGTTGATGTTTGTGTAATGCCAGCACATGAATCAAACATGAGTACTGATCTAATTTCCGACAGCAAAGTCACCTATGATATTCCATTTCAACCATTTGCAGCTGACCAGCTTTCGGGACAGTTTCCTCGCCCAACTCAGTTGACACCAAGGAAATCTTCAGCTATAAAAGAATCAACAATTCAGACGGTCACTGATGTttcagatgatgatgaggaaAAAATTGACACTGGTAATGTCGAGGTGGAGCTTGATAAGGAAAAGGCAAAGCCTGATGAATTGGCAGGAAAGAGTTTAAGGCAGCTCGCAAAGATGTTGAAGGAAATGCCAGCACATGAAACAAATATGAGTACTGATCTAATTTCCGACAGCAAAGTCACCTATGATATTCCATTTCAACCATTTGCAGCTGACCAGCTTTCGGGACAGTTTCCTCGCCCAACTCAGTTGACACCAAGGAAATCTTCAGCTATAAAAGAATCAACAATTCAGAAGGTCACTGATGTttcagatgatgatgaggaaAAAATTGACACTGGTAATGTCGAAGTGGAGCTTGATAAGGAAAAGGCAAAGCCTGATGAATTGGCAGGAAAGAGTTTAAGGCAGCTCGCAAAGATGTTGAAGGAAATGCATattaaaagcaataaaaagcaCAATACAGATAAAAGTACCACTAAG
- the LOC126700095 gene encoding uncharacterized protein LOC126700095 isoform X5, with product MDFHSLARKELQALCKKNKIPANMTNVAMANALQALQNVEGLEEFLNPSDSNLSQSPEKNVNGSPDIPRTAARASTRRKPTKQVTESTQPLTRTRRGTRGSAAQGTDQENKDVNVLITPAPAVPGSRRRVPAASSRRKIETQLREAEEDEKSEAQERSDVVETPVVPSTRRKAAATSALRKLETENSVQRVYSTRHSVRLLEKNLGKMSLVENGKSEPVKIDDLSEEMANSSEISELSVQFEKEMSEANTQTVSEVGPEETNDSEVLSDPKPVESMEMERELKVDNKDMNKSDDESREDNLKSEIADNSGVVKVSETIDEAGDEGSDESEIISSEKLEMAIDLDHETVDEKVTEQDTRSEDSLAVKESNDASAEDMDHVSESLSPQHECQNLASKDSELNVTEGDDHSNCDSESESTTEGESDSESESATEGESDEEIASDENSSECEENYSDDDAEKDLEAPVLPIGFEKLENNHSGSESIVAEQSDIQVSVENQASIMEIYNTEALVDVKVTEAETEEERDLEAPVHSGSESTVAEQSDIQVSVENQASTMEIYNTEALVDVYVTEAEEVAMKTNDQSSVETPISMNNMSPDLLISDCEVTLSTVATNSISEDKTSCHAEDPMAKAEEMHETLVDVCVMPAHESNMSTDLISDSKVTYDIPFQPFAADQLSGQFPRPTQLTPRKSSAIKESTIQKVTDVSDDDEEKIDTGNVEVELDKEKAKPDELAGKSLRQLAKMLKEMHIKSNKKHNTDKSTTKEYVGKKRIALQALPENCSMAVDEGLKENCNN from the exons atggaTTTCCACAGCCTTGCAAGGAAGGAGCTTCAGGCTCTCTGCAAGAAGAACAAGATCCCAGCCAACATGACCAATGTTGCCATGGCCAATGCACTCCAAGCTCTTCAAAAT GTTGAAGGACTTGAAGAATTCTTGAATCCATCTGATTCAAATCTCTCTCAATCTCCGGAGAAAAATGTGAACGGATCGCCTGATATTCCTCGTACAGCCGCCAGGGCCTCAACTCGCagaaaacccacaaaacaaGTAACCGAAAGCACACAACCATTGACGCGAACTCGTCGTGGTACGAGAGGAAGTGCCGCTCAAGGTACTgatcaagaaaacaaagatgTGAATGTACTTATAACCCCGGCACCGGCAGTGCCAGGCAGCCGCAGAAGAGTGCCAGCAGCTTCATCTCGCAGAAAAATTGAGACCCAGTTGAGAGAAGCTGAAGAGGATGAGAAGAGTGAGGCTCAAGAGAGGAGTGATGTGGTTGAGACTCCTGTGGTGCCAAGCACCCGGCGAAAAGCTGCAGCCACTTCGGCTCTCAGGAAGTTGGAGACGGAGAATTCAGTGCAGCGAGTGTATAGTACAAGGCATTCGGTGAGATTGTTGGAGAAGAACCTGGGTAAGATGAGTTTAGTGGAGAATGGAAAGTCAGAACCTGTAAAGATTGATGACTTGTCTGAAGAGATGGCTAATAGTTCAGAAATTTCAGAGCTTTCTGTTCaatttgaaaaggaaatgtCTG AAGCTAATACACAAACAGTATCAGAAGTGGGTCCAGAGGAAACCAATGATTCTGAAGTTCTATCGGATCCAAAACCAGTTGAGTCAATGGAGATGGAGAGGGAATTGAAAGTTGATAATAAAGATATGAACAAGAGTGATGATGAGTCTAGAGAAGATAATTTGAAGTCTGAGATAGCTGATAATTCAGGTGTTGTTAAAGTTTCAGAGACTATTGATGAAGCCGGTGATGAGGGTTCGGATGAGTCGGAAATTATTTCAAGTGAAAAGTTGGAGATGGCAATAGATCTGGATCATGAAACTGTAGATGAGAAGG TTACTGAGCAAGACACAAGATCTGAGGATTCTTTGGCTGTTAAAGAATCCAATGATGCTTCTGCTGAGGATATGGACCATGTTTCTGAATCTCTGTCCCCACAACATGAATGTCAAAACCTGGCAAGCAAAGACTCAGAACTGAATGTGACAGAGGGTGATGACCACAGCAATTGTGATTCTGAATCTGAATCTACCACTGAAGGGGAGTCAGATTCTGAATCGGAATCTGCCACTGAAGGGGAGTCTGATGAAGAGATTGCATCAGATGAAAACTCATCTGAGTGTGAAGAAAACTACAGTGATGATGATGCAGAAAAGGATTTAGAGGCTCCAGTTCTTCCTATTGGTTTTGAGAAGTTGGAGAACAACCATTCTGGTTCTGAAAGCATTGTAGCTGAACAATCGGACATACAGGTTTCTGTTGAGAATCAGGCATCTATTATGGAAATTTATAATACTGAAGCATTGGTTGATGTGAAAGTGACTGAAGCagaaacagaagaagaaagggattTAGAGGCTCCAGTTCATTCTGGTTCTGAAAGCACTGTAGCTGAACAATCGGACATACAGGTTTCTGTTGAAAATCAGGCATCTACTATGGAAATTTATAATACTGAAGCATTGGTTGATGTGTATGTGACTGAAGCAGAAGAAGTTGCCATGAAAACCAATGACCAATCATCAGTTGAAACTCCAATATCTATGAACAATATGAGTCCAGATCTCCTAATTTCTGACTGTGAAGTCACATTATCAACTGTGGCAACAAATTCAATATCTGAGGACAAGACTTCTTGTCATGCTGAGGATCCAATGGCCAAGGCAGAAGAGATGCATGAAACTTTGGTTGATGTTTGTGTAATGCCAGCACATGAATCAAACATGAGTACTGATCTAATTTCCGACAGCAAAGTCAC CTATGATATTCCATTTCAACCATTTGCAGCTGACCAGCTTTCGGGACAGTTTCCTCGCCCAACTCAGTTGACACCAAGGAAATCTTCAGCTATAAAAGAATCAACAATTCAGAAGGTCACTGATGTttcagatgatgatgaggaaAAAATTGACACTGGTAATGTCGAAGTGGAGCTTGATAAGGAAAAGGCAAAGCCTGATGAATTGGCAGGAAAGAGTTTAAGGCAGCTCGCAAAGATGTTGAAGGAAATGCATattaaaagcaataaaaagcaCAATACAGATAAAAGTACCACTAAG